A single Curtobacterium sp. MCSS17_015 DNA region contains:
- a CDS encoding carbohydrate ABC transporter permease, with the protein MTGIIDAHGSKLTAATKAATRARTPVLAQSRPGRRGGSHWWIHVVLGVGGFVMAFPFLWQIIMALSTNAQVTSPTPTFWPGDLQWGNFVRVFDRLPFLDQLATSIWVTLIRTAAQIVLCTLAGYAFARMRFRGRAVILGIVLSILLVPSQVYLISQYQIVQGLGWLDTLAGIVAPGLFSAFGTFLMRTAFLNMPAELEEAARMDGANPFQTFWRIMLPLARPSISVLAITTVLWSWNELLWPLVVSTRAEDMPLAAGLATLSSDRTIDYPLLMAASLMAMAPVLVLFIVLQRRVIDGLASSGLK; encoded by the coding sequence ATGACCGGCATCATCGACGCGCACGGCAGCAAGCTGACGGCTGCCACGAAGGCCGCCACCCGGGCCCGGACCCCGGTCCTCGCACAGTCACGTCCGGGTCGCCGCGGCGGCAGCCACTGGTGGATCCACGTCGTCCTCGGCGTCGGCGGGTTCGTGATGGCCTTCCCGTTCCTCTGGCAGATCATCATGGCGCTGTCCACGAACGCACAGGTGACGTCGCCAACGCCGACGTTCTGGCCGGGCGACCTGCAGTGGGGCAACTTCGTCCGCGTGTTCGACCGGCTGCCGTTCCTCGACCAGCTCGCCACGTCGATCTGGGTGACCCTCATCCGCACGGCGGCGCAGATCGTCCTCTGCACCCTGGCCGGCTACGCCTTCGCCCGGATGCGGTTCCGCGGTCGCGCGGTCATCCTCGGGATCGTCCTGTCGATCCTGCTCGTACCGTCGCAGGTGTACCTGATCTCGCAGTACCAGATCGTGCAGGGCCTCGGCTGGCTCGACACCCTCGCCGGCATCGTCGCCCCCGGGCTGTTCAGCGCCTTCGGCACGTTCCTCATGCGCACCGCGTTCCTCAACATGCCCGCCGAGCTCGAGGAAGCGGCCCGCATGGACGGCGCGAACCCGTTCCAGACCTTCTGGCGGATCATGCTGCCGCTGGCCCGACCCTCGATCAGCGTGCTCGCGATCACGACGGTCCTGTGGTCCTGGAACGAGCTGCTCTGGCCGCTCGTCGTCTCCACCCGCGCCGAGGACATGCCGCTCGCAGCCGGACTCGCGACGCTGTCGAGCGACCGGACGATCGACTACCCGCTGCTCATGGCAGCCAGCTTGATGGCGATGGCCCCCGTGCTCGTCCTGTTCATCGTGCTCCAGCGCCGGGTGATCGACGGGCTCGCGTCCTCCGGCCTGAAGTGA
- a CDS encoding sugar ABC transporter permease: MTINTQRPDAAQASPPPETRPSEPARSKQARRTDGVWPWLFVLPLLVGVATFFIWPILQTFYYSFTSWGVFGGSSFTGLANYERLVTDPQLYQSLVNTIVYTVVVLAGIPIAVWLASLLNTPGLRFAQFYRVLFFLPYVAMPAAIALVWRIMFNGDFGIVNWFLGLFGVDGPYWISTPGFALVAVSLVGLWSSLGFSMIILGAGLKDIPPELYEAAELDGASRWRQFHSITVPLLTPSIFFVLIITTISSFQLFDLLYAILGSTNPVIPKTMSLVFYFYSAGFIDNDKGFAAAIAMVIFLLIGIITVVQFRVQRKWVQS, translated from the coding sequence ATGACGATCAACACCCAGCGACCGGACGCCGCGCAGGCGTCTCCGCCGCCCGAGACCCGTCCCTCCGAACCCGCGAGGTCGAAGCAGGCGCGACGCACCGACGGTGTCTGGCCGTGGCTGTTCGTCCTGCCGCTGCTGGTCGGCGTCGCCACGTTCTTCATCTGGCCGATCCTGCAGACGTTCTACTACTCGTTCACGAGCTGGGGGGTCTTCGGCGGCTCGAGCTTCACCGGGCTGGCGAACTACGAGCGCCTGGTGACCGACCCGCAGCTGTACCAGTCCCTCGTCAACACGATCGTCTACACGGTGGTCGTCCTGGCCGGCATCCCGATCGCCGTGTGGCTCGCGAGTCTGCTGAACACCCCGGGCCTGCGCTTCGCCCAGTTCTACCGGGTCCTGTTCTTCCTGCCCTACGTGGCGATGCCCGCCGCCATCGCGCTGGTCTGGCGCATCATGTTCAACGGCGACTTCGGCATCGTGAACTGGTTCCTCGGGTTGTTCGGCGTCGACGGCCCGTACTGGATCTCGACCCCGGGCTTCGCGCTCGTCGCGGTCTCGCTCGTCGGGCTCTGGTCGTCCCTCGGCTTCTCGATGATCATCCTCGGCGCGGGGCTCAAGGACATCCCGCCGGAGCTGTACGAGGCGGCCGAACTCGACGGGGCGAGCCGCTGGCGACAGTTCCACTCGATCACCGTGCCGCTGCTGACGCCGAGCATCTTCTTCGTGCTCATCATCACGACGATCTCGAGCTTCCAGCTGTTCGACCTGCTCTACGCCATCCTCGGTTCCACCAATCCGGTCATCCCGAAGACGATGTCCCTCGTCTTCTACTTCTACAGCGCCGGGTTCATCGACAACGACAAGGGCTTCGCGGCTGCGATCGCGATGGTGATCTTCCTGCTCATCGGCATCATCACCGTCGTGCAGTTCCGGGTCCAGCGGAAGTGGGTCCAGTCATGA